In Mycolicibacterium nivoides, the DNA window TGCGCGGCCCTGGCCGTCCGTATCCGCCTCCGGTAGGTCGACCACGACGAAAGCCGTTGGAAACCATGGGTTTCCAACGGCTTTCGCGCGAGTCAGAGATTTACCGGGTAGTCCGAGCTGTAGACGTCACCGCGAATGCGTCCCGGCGCCGGTGGACCCTCGACAACCACCCAGGCCTGCGTAGCGTCTTGCGCCAGTGACCCGGCCACCGTGACGGTCGCCGTCCCACTGGCGTCGGTATGCAGCACCGCGCCGGACACACCGGGATCTCCGGCGTTGCACGTCGCGTGCGACGGCCGCGGCAGCTGGATGAGCCGGACCTGGTAATCGGTGTCGGCCCGGGCCGACTGCAGCGACACCTCGGCACCTACGTGCGAGCCATCGGCGCCGATGCTGGCCCGGCCGGAGCCGGTACCCGAGCCCATACCGCCGAGAAACAATGCCTTCGTGAAATCACACCCCCGGATGGAATTCGACAACGGCACCATCGTCGTCGCCCCAGCCGGTGGGGCGACGATCCCGCTCAGCACCACCCCACCGGCCGCCGCCAGTGTCACCACACTTCTCATGCGCCAAACCATCGCTGCATCCCGCCCGCTCGACGTATCAGTGCGCAATTATTGGCACAAATCGCGGGCCGAGAAGCGGCAGTTCGCCCAAAATCCCTGTTCGGCTCGGATGGGAAACGGTCAACCGACGATGGCTACCGCCAGCGCGCCAGCACTTCCTTGGCCCGCGCGCTCAACACGCCCTGCAGGAACGGCCCGAAGGTGATGCGGCCGACGCCGGCCGCCGTCAGCTCGGCGAGATCGGCGGTGTCGGGCGGAACGGTCACGCTGACCGGCAGCGGAACCTCGGACACCAAGCGTGCCAACGCTTCCGGGTCGCGCAGGCCAGGCGGGAACAGCGAGTCGGCGCCGGCGGCGGCCGCCTCGGACAGCCGAGCGATCGCGCGGTCCACGCGGTCGGCATCATCTCCGTCGTTGTGCAGGAACAGGTCCGTACGCGCGTTGATCACCACGTGCACACCCGCGGCGTCCGCGGCGGCGCGCAGCTGCCCGACCAACTCGGCGTGCTCCGCCGAACTGCGCAGCCGCTTGCCCTCCTTGTGCACGGTGTCCTCGATGTTCAAACCGACAGCCCCGACGTCGAGCAGCCCCTCGATCAACCGCTCGGGCCGCTCGCCGTAACCGGACTCGATGTCCACCGACACCGGCACATCGACCGCGTCGGTGATTTGCCGCACGCGGGTCAGCAGATCGTCGAACGACATCACCTCGCCGTCAGCCTTGCCGATCGAATCCGCCAGCGGATGGCTTCCCACGGTGAGTGCGGAAAAGCCCTCGCCGACCGCGAGCCGGGCCGACCAGGCATCCCACACCGTGGGCAACACAACGGGGTTGCCGGGTTGGTGCAGCGCCAGCAGTGCCGCCGCCCGCTCCTGCAACGTGGTCTCACTCATAAGTCCTCCAGGTGCTCAGATGTCCTGCTCAGATGTGCTTCTGCCAGGCGCGATGCCGGCGGAACCAACCCTACGACCAGGGTTCCGGCAGCCCATTGGCAGCGGCCCGGGATGACCCTTCCGACGTGATGCGCATCACGTCTCGATCGTGATGTGGCTAGCATTGGTTGTCGTACTGTGAGCCCTGACACCTTCAGCCCGAGGAGGTCACTTGTCCACCACCACCGAGTTCTCTGAACTGCACAACCTGATCGGCGACATGCGTCGCTGTGTCACCACGTTGGCGTCGAAGTACGGGGATTCCCCTGCCATGCGCCGCGTGGTCAACGACGCCGAGCGGATCCTCAACGATATCGAGCGGTTGGACATCGACGCCGAAGAGTTGGAGATGCGTCACGGCGTGACACGCCAAAAACAGACCCGCGAGAAAATCGGCATCCCCGACACCCAATACGGAAGCGAGTTCTGGCAGGACGTCGCCGACGAGGGTCTCGGCGGATACCGCTGAGCTCACGGGCGTTTGACGCCCGACGAAACAACTGAACCTCAGAAAGGGAACCGTGAGCGCACCCACCGCTGACCGTCGCGCGACCGGGGTCTTCTCGCCCACACGAGCGCAGATACCCCAACGCACCCTACGGACCGACCGGTGGTGGCAGGCACCACTATTGACCAATCTGGGGCTCGCGGCGTTCGTCATCTATGCGACGGTCCGGGCGTTCTGGGGAAGTGCGTACTGGGTAGAGGACTACCACTACCTGACGCCCTTCTATTCACCGTGCGTCAGCACGGCGTGCGCGCCCGGATCGAGCCACTTCGGCCAGTGGGTGGGCGAGCTGCCCTGGTTCATCCCGATGGCGTTCATCTCACTGCCGTTCCTGTTGGCCTTCCGGCTTACGTGTTACTACTACCGCAAGGCGTACTACCGGTCGGTGTGGCAGTCACCGACCGCCTGTGCGGTGGCCGAACCGCACGCGAAATACACTGGTGAGACCAAGCTTCCGCTGATCATGCAGAACCTGCACCGGTACTTCTTCTACGCCGCGGTGCTCATCTCACTGGTCAACACCTACGACGCCGTCATGGCGTTCCATTCGCCGTCCGGCTTCGGGTTCGGCCTGGGCAACATCGTCTTGACGGGCAACGTCATCCTGCTGTGGGTCTACACGGTGTCTTGCCACTCGTGCCGGCACGTTACCGGCGGCCGGCTCAAGCACTTCTCCAAACACCCTGTGCGCTACTGGATGTGGACACAGGTGAGCAAGCTCAACACCCGCCACATGCTCTTCGCCTGGATCACGCTGGGCACCCTGGTCCTCACCGACTTCTACGTCATGTTGGTGGCCAGCGGCACCATTTCGGATCTCAGGTTCATCGGCTGAGTCGGCCAGCTGAATTCGTTGGCCGACAAGTACATACACGTACATACACGCGAAAGGGCGAGTGGGGATTTTCATGGGTGAGCTGGAACGGCACTCCTACGACGTTGTCGTGATCGGTGCCGGAGGAGCGGGTCTGCGCGCGGTGATCGAGGCACGCGAACGCGGTCTGCGGGTGGCCGTGGTCACCAAGTCGTTGTTCGGCAAGGCCCACACCGTGATGGCCGAGGGCGGCTGCGCGGCAGCCAT includes these proteins:
- a CDS encoding isocitrate lyase/PEP mutase family protein, translating into MSETTLQERAAALLALHQPGNPVVLPTVWDAWSARLAVGEGFSALTVGSHPLADSIGKADGEVMSFDDLLTRVRQITDAVDVPVSVDIESGYGERPERLIEGLLDVGAVGLNIEDTVHKEGKRLRSSAEHAELVGQLRAAADAAGVHVVINARTDLFLHNDGDDADRVDRAIARLSEAAAAGADSLFPPGLRDPEALARLVSEVPLPVSVTVPPDTADLAELTAAGVGRITFGPFLQGVLSARAKEVLARWR